In the genome of Microthrixaceae bacterium, one region contains:
- a CDS encoding acyl-CoA dehydrogenase family protein, whose protein sequence is MTVTDPSISAEALVQDRIDQLLGVGDARFGDPVEFRGRQYDLGLAWVHFPEGWGGLGLPPSHQKTIDAALRAAGARSPEARHFFGLTMAGPTVVTHGDDAMRARLLRPMFTGEDAWCQLFSEPGAGSDLAGLACKAVRDGDEWVITGQKVWNTLAHLANRGMLVARTDPDAPKHKGMTYFALDMHAPGVEVRPLRQITGEAEFNEVYLTEVRVPDSDRIGDVGEGWRVSMTTLSNERTTIGGGGGVPARGSGAIAEAVRIWRDEPHVERSPVARDRLMDLWIRAEVLRLTNIRASQNRKAGNPGPEGSIAKLMFAEVNKDIYELCVDLLGPAATVGADYEMRRSENLGLVGPPGSSRKMFLRARANSIEGGTSEIQRNILGERVLGLPGEPRTDKELPWKDVPRS, encoded by the coding sequence ATGACCGTCACCGACCCGTCCATCAGCGCCGAGGCTCTGGTCCAGGATCGAATCGACCAGCTTCTGGGAGTCGGCGATGCCCGATTCGGCGACCCCGTCGAGTTTCGGGGTCGCCAGTACGACCTGGGCCTGGCTTGGGTCCATTTCCCCGAAGGGTGGGGCGGGCTGGGGCTTCCTCCCTCTCATCAAAAGACGATCGACGCTGCGTTGCGGGCGGCCGGGGCCCGTTCACCCGAGGCCCGTCACTTCTTCGGGTTGACCATGGCCGGGCCGACGGTGGTAACCCACGGCGATGACGCAATGCGGGCCCGGCTGCTACGACCGATGTTCACCGGGGAGGACGCCTGGTGCCAACTCTTCAGTGAGCCCGGTGCTGGCTCGGACCTGGCCGGTCTGGCCTGCAAGGCCGTTCGCGACGGGGACGAATGGGTGATCACCGGCCAGAAGGTGTGGAACACCCTGGCTCACCTGGCCAATCGGGGGATGCTGGTGGCCCGCACCGACCCCGATGCCCCCAAGCACAAGGGCATGACGTACTTCGCCTTGGACATGCACGCCCCAGGGGTGGAAGTGCGTCCGTTGCGTCAGATCACCGGAGAGGCCGAGTTCAACGAGGTCTACCTGACCGAGGTGAGGGTTCCGGACTCCGACCGCATCGGCGACGTGGGCGAAGGCTGGCGAGTCTCGATGACCACCCTGTCCAACGAGCGCACCACCATCGGTGGTGGCGGCGGAGTACCCGCTCGTGGTTCGGGCGCTATCGCCGAGGCGGTGAGGATCTGGCGGGACGAACCCCACGTCGAGCGGTCCCCGGTGGCGCGGGACCGTCTCATGGATCTGTGGATCAGGGCGGAGGTGTTGCGTCTGACCAACATCCGGGCCTCACAGAACCGCAAGGCGGGGAACCCCGGGCCCGAGGGCTCGATCGCCAAGCTCATGTTCGCCGAGGTGAACAAGGACATCTACGAGCTGTGCGTGGATCTGCTGGGCCCGGCCGCCACCGTCGGTGCCGACTACGAGATGCGCCGGTCTGAGAACCTCGGCTTGGTGGGTCCTCCCGGCTCGTCCCGCAAGATGTTCCTTCGTGCCCGAGCGAACTCGATCGAGGGGGGCACCAGTGAGATCCAGCGCAACATCCTCGGTGAACGGGTCCTGGGACTTCCGGGAGAGCCGCGCACCGACAAGGAACTCCCGTGGAAGGACGTTCCCCGGAGCTGA